The Pleuronectes platessa chromosome 22, fPlePla1.1, whole genome shotgun sequence region TTCAAGTGCTCATGCAGAGAAGTTCTACAGTGTCTTAACTATACGTCCTCATTCCACActgtctctgtcttcttcttcttctttttcttctcttttattcTTTGAACAAGTTCAGCTGTAAGTGGTCTTCACAAGACACGTCTTAACTGGGAAGGTCAGCTGTCGGCATCGATTCCGTCTGCCTCGGCGAATTGGCAGAAAACCTTGTTTTTCACCCGACTGGATGAACAGCAGTCGCACGTCTTGGCCCCGGTTCAGAACCACAGTATTGTGTTTCTGCCTCTCACAGCTCTCTGTGCTGCTTGTAGAGTCAGAGGCAGAGTGTGGCTCAGTCTCCTGAGTCCAGGACTCGTCTTCAGGACATGTGTGGACACTGAGGTGAGGCATGGATGTGCAGCAGAATGAGGTCAGGACTAAAACAGTTTGATTTTCACCTCCAACTTCATGAGGTGTCGAAATAATGAAATTGACATATTGTTTAGATTTTTAAGCGAAGACCTTTATGTGAATCTGATATGTTTCCCATCAGTTGCCCGGTCAAGGATGTTTATACCCCTCCccatttgttggttggttagttggttgattgattgattgattggttggttgattggttagttggttagttTACTGGTTGGTCAaaaggattacgcaaaaacagaTTTCCACGACGGTCAGTggatggatgggacatgagtTTTTTCTCAGATTTATTTATCTTGATTGAAAAACATCATATTTtcgggactgatatctatgattgGTGAAATTTAATGCAAAAATCAGGATCTAGCAGATTTCAATGTGGTTTTAATGGGGGTTATggttttttagtttgtttagtTAATGTTGATTCAGTAAAGAATCAAAGGTTCTTAGGTTTCATCAATCGTTCTAGAATGAACGTCACAGATTTGGTGCAGGATTTAAAGGGGACGTTCGGCCATGGCGGTGGAACTAGTGAATAAATATTATAACACCCGCCTCTCTTCATTTCTTCCAGGTGTACCAGTACATGCACGAAACCATTACAGTGAATGGCTGTCCAGAGTACCAGGCGAGGGCCACCGCTAAGGTAAGAACTGCCTCacatcaattatttaaaatcattCACTGTGACGAGTGAAAAGTAGAACTAATGAGTTGTGAACTATCTGTTAATCACACTTCCCTGTTATAtctctcctcacctgctctGTTGGACAAGGATGTGTGAAAGTAGCCAAGTACGCTCGACTCTGCTAATGGGCGTCATTAACAGAGGGTCTGagcaattaaacaataacaggcCCATTTCATAGGATTGAACTAAAAAGGGGAGGAATCTGTGGACTTTGATATTTAATCCCTTTTCACTGCTCTTAACAGAATACCTGCATCTTTGCTTTAATGGAGCAAAAGTCAGGAGGTGATTCGCTAAATTAGCATAAAGATTAGAAGCAATGcgagttcacacaaacactttgcaACACATCTAAAgctcaataataataaataatatatacctCATTTGTTCGATCTGTAGTCTTTTCTTTCTGgcaagaaaaatatgaatacaaaatatacatatataactgTTTAACACAAACTTAAACTCTTTATGTTAAAGTTTGTGTAAAACATCGATAAATTGCGTCTCCTGAAGGGGGTGtggactcattgtttcccataatgcatcatgATAAGTACTTTACAAGTGATGGTCGCTAGGAATATAGACCATCATGCATCGCGCTTGTAATTAATATGGGGCAGTGAAAAGAGGAGCAAGCACCGAATGAACAAACACACCTGCAGACATTGCTATGTTCTTTTTACCCAAAAACTATTATTATTGCTAATGAGCTCAAAATATCACTTAAACTCACATAAAGCAAACAAGTGCAAGTTTTCCACATATTTGTTTTACTGTACACAGAATGCACAAAATCTTAGATGGAAAATGTCATGGTTTTGTCTTCCAAGTGTGATTTTTGCCTCTTTTATTAAgagtgttttcagtttaattattatttccGCCTCATGTTCCATGTATatccctgtgtttatgtttgaaagtgttgttgtttctgtgtctctggtTTGCCCACTccctgtgttctgtttcctgttttattttgtagtttctgcTTCCAGTGTTTTTTcgttcttcacttcctgtctctgtgattgcctgcaccagtcctcatgtgttccacctgAGTTCAATTGCCCTTCCTTCCCTGTGTGgatataagtctctgtgcttcccctTGTGGGTTTGTTGTCCTAATGTTTGTCGTGATATCCTGTGCTTGTCTTAATGTCTGTCTTAGTCATTATGCTTCATCTCCTGAGACCTTTTGTTTAAACTCTAAATCCTGGGTCCACCTGCTTAACTGAACCTGAGAGAAAATccttaaaaaagacagaaagaccaTTTTATAGAGAAATTATCTTTCATTTGTTACTGCGTTGGGAATGTCTCCATTTTTTTGTCAAGTAGGCACCATTGTTTAATCTGGGAGGActtaaaaaatctttatttatgaCTAAAGTCGAGTAATTTCCCTTCGTAAAGAACACTGTGACTAAGCCTGGAGGAACCATGAAGACATGATTTAAGCAGCTTTAAAACTCCACTCGACTTTCTGTCTCTTCGCCCCAAACTTTGAGAAGTTTCTTGCAGCTAAATCTGTATTAAAGTTGCATATCCACCGGGCAATTAAGCACCCGGCTAATGGCCTGAGCTGGCTGAGCCTCGGGGAGCTCTCTCAACTCGGAGGACCGGGTCTTTTCAAAAAGTTTTTACTCTCCTAAGAGATATTCCGTGAAGCCAGGTCACGGTGCCAGTTGAATTTAATCAGGATCACACGTGTGACAAGGAAAAGAGCTGCGTGCAGTGGTTTTAGAAAATGAAGCCGCAGCAGCAATAATGATGAAATATGTGAAACGTTGGACGACTCCTCTGTTCGTCTGAGCATTCAGTTCATGAGACGTCAAATTCATCACGatctgagtttgtgtttcacaagAACTAGATTTTCTTTGATTGCTTCATTAATTAGATTAATTCAGCCTCTGATTCCTGAGGCCTGAGGCTTCTAACGCTGATCCTAATAGAGAGATGGAGTGTCAGGGCCatgtgagggagggggggggggcagatgatCAAATGACTAGTAGTGAGTTTTTCACTCacagcccccacccccccctcctcggcCATCTGCCAGCTTGTGTTTCCAGTCACAGAATCCACAGATAAAGTTGTGAAGGTCGATGTGGCGTGAGGCCGGGGGAGGCCACGGCGTGCATGCTGAGGAGCTgctgggggggaggaggaggaggagagggggcggAGCGAAGAGGGAaacgggaggaagaggaggcatgATGCAATAAAACAAGGAGTCGGAGAGGAGACACAAACGAGCAGATTTAGCTGAATTGAATGTGGATGTATGAATATGGAGGAGAGACGCCATCAAACGCCTGGAAGTTCCACTCGACTGCTGCTGGGGAGTTTGGATTCACATCTCCAGCAgagatttccccccccctctgcttttATCATCCTCCCTAAATTTTTCTCGATCCTCCTCACATACCATGGCACCGTGGACACACCGGAGCCTCTGTTCGTTTGCCATCGGCTTTCCCCCCCCAGCCGGGCCGACAAGCGCCTGGCTGCTTTGTTCTGAACAAGGAGCTCAGTTCTCGGTTCAAAGACGAAACGCAGCCGGGAACATCAACCAGCCGGTGACAACACGGGAGAGTGAGAGTCGTCTGGCTGCTCCTTCAAGTTTCCTGGGATGGGTAGAACTTCTCCTGTGAAGTCTGAATAAGAAAAACCCGTCTGTGGTGGTCGTCTCTCCTGAAATATGAAGATGCAGCAGATGTTTACAGTCCCACAGGACATGACAGCCttccaaaagtaaagccaaatcATCccagtcgccccctggtgggtgCAGTATCGGTCATAAacacagcctcctccatgttagcgaaTGGGACCAAACCCAAGAGTGCATGTTCAATAAATTTGTCTCAAATACAGGATGTTTCAAATCCTCCGTTTCTCTTCTCAGGCCACGGTCGCAGCCTTCGCAGCCAGCGAGGGTCACTCCCACCCGCGGGTGGTGGAGCTCCCCAAGACGGAGGAGGGGCTGGGCTTCAACGTGATGGGCGGCAAAGAGCAGAACTCACCCATCTACATCTCCCGCATCATTCCCGGCGGCGTGGCGGAGAGGCACGGCGGCCTGAAGCGAGGGGACCAGCTCCTGTCTGTCAACGGCGTGGTAGGTGTAGCCAGATGTTTTGATCCAGGCTGCAGGGAGAGAGGCTCCATCACCCAATATTTAAAATGGAACTAATATCCTCAaattctcctccctctctctgaacCCCCCCTTCCTGCAGAGCGTGGAGGGCGAGCACCACGAGAAGGCGGTGGAGCTGCTGAAGGCGGCCAAGGACAGCGTGAAGCTGGTGGTGCGCTACACGCCCAAGgtgctggaggagatggaggcgcGCTTCGAGAAGCTGCGCACGGCCCGGCggcgccagcagcagcagatcctcatgcagcagcagcagcagcagaacctggCGTCTCAGCAGAACCACATGTCGTAGGTGAGGCGCTTCATTGCTTCAAGCGtaaagggatgaggaggaggaggagggggggggggggtgatggaggATGTACAGTAGGTTCTCCTTTGTGGCGTCATTCTAATATGAAGTCAGACAGTTCAGTGGAATATAGTGAGAGGTTCAAACCAGAAACCTTCGCTCCAGAGAAACAGGTCAGATATCTGCTTCTTCTCGGAGACGGAGGAAAACAGATATATACTTTTATAGTTTATAGTTTTGTGAGAAT contains the following coding sequences:
- the lin7a gene encoding protein lin-7 homolog A, whose translation is MATVVQPLTLDRDVARAIELLEKLQESGDVPGHKLQSLKKVLQSEFCTAIREVYQYMHETITVNGCPEYQARATAKATVAAFAASEGHSHPRVVELPKTEEGLGFNVMGGKEQNSPIYISRIIPGGVAERHGGLKRGDQLLSVNGVSVEGEHHEKAVELLKAAKDSVKLVVRYTPKVLEEMEARFEKLRTARRRQQQQILMQQQQQQNLASQQNHMS